The following are encoded in a window of Panicum virgatum strain AP13 chromosome 5N, P.virgatum_v5, whole genome shotgun sequence genomic DNA:
- the LOC120671849 gene encoding importin subunit alpha-1b-like isoform X1 has product MSLRPSEQAAHRRSSFKASVSAADWWRRRVSCMDGIRKEVRSSALRRKRCGGSEAAPLAHPAALGKTLANLPQLVAGLYSDDSRAQFEADREFRKMLSIDRDPPIQEVVNCGVLPCLVRLLSREDYPELQFEATWALTNIASGTSEHTMLVVNTGAIPSFVKLFSSPNEDVCEQAVWALGNVAGDSAECRDVVLAHGALFPLLQLFNENPRASLLRNGTWCLSNLCRGKPNFQHVKPALLVLRQLIHSEDEDVLSDACWALSYLSLGGDNTNVQAVIETGACPRLVELLSIASGDQAHTQCIVDHQALPYLLNLLVTNQKKSVKKEACWTISNITAGNREQIQAVINGNLIGPLVHLMRTAECAVRDEAACVRIS; this is encoded by the exons ATGTCGCTGCGGCCgagcgagcaggcggcgcaccgccGGAGCAGCTTCAAGGCGTCGGTGAGCGCGGCCgactggtggcggcggcgcgtcagCTGCATGGACGGCATCCGCAAGGAGGTCCGCAGCAGCGCCCTCCGGAGGAAGCGCTGCGGGGGCTCCGAGGCGGCGCCGCTCGCGCacccggcggcgctcgggaaGACG CTGGCGAACCTGCCGCAGTTGGTGGCGGGGTTGTACTCGGATGACAGCAGAGCGCAGTTTGAGGCGGACAGGGAGTTCAGGAAAATGCTCTCGATCG ATCGGGACCCCCCAATTCAGGAGGTGGTTAACTGTGGAGTTTTGCCTTGCTTGGTACGGTTGCTTTCCAGGGAGGACTACCCTGAGCTCCAG TTTGAGGCCACATGGGCTCTCACTAACATTGCCTCTGGAACTTCCGAGCACACCATGCTGGTTGTTAATACTGGTGCCATACCCAGCTTTGTGAAGCTCTTCAGCTCACCAAATGAAGATGTCTGTGAACAG GCTGTGTGGGCCCTGGGAAACGTGGCTGGTGACTCTGCAGAATGCCGTGACGTTGTGCTTGCACATGGCGCTCTCTTTCCACTACTTCAGCTGTTTAATGAGAACCCCAGAGCCTCATTGCTGAGGAATGGTACCTGGTGCCTCAGTAACCTTTGCCGTGGAAAACCCAACTTTCAACAT GTGAAGCCAGCACTCCTAGTTTTGCGACAGCTCATTCACTCTGAAGACGAGGATGTCCTTAGTGATGCCTGCTGGGCACTCTCTTACTTGTCTCTTGGGGGTGACAATACCAATGTCCAAGCTGTGATTGAAACTGGAGCATGCCCTAGACTTGTTGAGCTCCTTAG CATTGCCTCAGGGGATCAAGCTCATACTCAG TGCATTGTTGATCATCAAGCACTTCCCTACCTTTTAAATCTTCTGGTAACAAATCAAAAGAAAAGCGTCAAAAAAGAAGCTTGCTGGACAATCTCCAACATCACAGCTGGAAACCGGGAGCAGATTCAG GCTGTGATCAACGGGAACCTAATTGGTCCTTTGGTGCATCTGATGCGTACTGCTGAGTGTGCTGTCAGAGATGAGGCTGCTTGTGTTAGGATTAGTTGA
- the LOC120671849 gene encoding importin subunit alpha-1b-like isoform X2 — MSLRPSEQAAHRRSSFKASVSAADWWRRRVSCMDGIRKEVRSSALRRKRCGGSEAAPLAHPAALGKTLANLPQLVAGLYSDDSRAQFEADREFRKMLSIDRDPPIQEVVNCGVLPCLVRLLSREDYPELQFEATWALTNIASGTSEHTMLVVNTGAIPSFVKLFSSPNEDVCEQAVWALGNVAGDSAECRDVVLAHGALFPLLQLFNENPRASLLRNGTWCLSNLCRGKPNFQHVKPALLVLRQLIHSEDEDVLSDACWALSYLSLGGDNTNVQAVIETGACPRLVELLSHPSPSVLFPSLRVVGSIASGDQAHTQCIVDHQALPYLLNLLVTNQKKSVKKEACWTISNITAGNREQIQAVINGNLIGPLVHLMRTAECAVRDEAASWAISNATSGGTHDQIKYLVDQGCIKTFCDFLGYSDPSILKVCLEGLVNVLKVGEAEKSLGACDVNMYAQMIEDAYALDKIEDLQNHDDDMIYQMATFLLETFWVEEDDVMPSEGNAPPGGFNFG; from the exons ATGTCGCTGCGGCCgagcgagcaggcggcgcaccgccGGAGCAGCTTCAAGGCGTCGGTGAGCGCGGCCgactggtggcggcggcgcgtcagCTGCATGGACGGCATCCGCAAGGAGGTCCGCAGCAGCGCCCTCCGGAGGAAGCGCTGCGGGGGCTCCGAGGCGGCGCCGCTCGCGCacccggcggcgctcgggaaGACG CTGGCGAACCTGCCGCAGTTGGTGGCGGGGTTGTACTCGGATGACAGCAGAGCGCAGTTTGAGGCGGACAGGGAGTTCAGGAAAATGCTCTCGATCG ATCGGGACCCCCCAATTCAGGAGGTGGTTAACTGTGGAGTTTTGCCTTGCTTGGTACGGTTGCTTTCCAGGGAGGACTACCCTGAGCTCCAG TTTGAGGCCACATGGGCTCTCACTAACATTGCCTCTGGAACTTCCGAGCACACCATGCTGGTTGTTAATACTGGTGCCATACCCAGCTTTGTGAAGCTCTTCAGCTCACCAAATGAAGATGTCTGTGAACAG GCTGTGTGGGCCCTGGGAAACGTGGCTGGTGACTCTGCAGAATGCCGTGACGTTGTGCTTGCACATGGCGCTCTCTTTCCACTACTTCAGCTGTTTAATGAGAACCCCAGAGCCTCATTGCTGAGGAATGGTACCTGGTGCCTCAGTAACCTTTGCCGTGGAAAACCCAACTTTCAACAT GTGAAGCCAGCACTCCTAGTTTTGCGACAGCTCATTCACTCTGAAGACGAGGATGTCCTTAGTGATGCCTGCTGGGCACTCTCTTACTTGTCTCTTGGGGGTGACAATACCAATGTCCAAGCTGTGATTGAAACTGGAGCATGCCCTAGACTTGTTGAGCTCCTTAG CCATCCTTCACCTTCGGTGCTCTTTCCTTCTCTGCGTGTGGTTGGTAGCATTGCCTCAGGGGATCAAGCTCATACTCAG TGCATTGTTGATCATCAAGCACTTCCCTACCTTTTAAATCTTCTGGTAACAAATCAAAAGAAAAGCGTCAAAAAAGAAGCTTGCTGGACAATCTCCAACATCACAGCTGGAAACCGGGAGCAGATTCAG GCTGTGATCAACGGGAACCTAATTGGTCCTTTGGTGCATCTGATGCGTACTGCTGAGTGTGCTGTCAGAGATGAGGCTGCTT CTTGGGCAATTAGTAATGCCACATCTGGTGGGACACATGATCAGATAAA GTATCTTGTAGACCAGGGTTGCATCAAAACCTTTTGTGATTTCCTTGGTTATTCTGACCCTAGTATATTGAAGGTTTGTTTGGAGGGCCTTGTGAATGTCTTGAAGGTTGGGGAGGCAGAAAAGTCCTTGGGGGCTTGCGATGTCAACATGTatgcacagatgattgaagatGCTTATGCTTTGGACAAGATTGAGGACCTCCAGAACCATGACGATGATATGATATATCAGATGGCGACTTTCTTGCTTGAGACGTTCTGGGTAGAGGAAGATGATGTCATGCCCTCAGAGGGTAATGCCCCACCGGGCGGTTTCAACTTTGGATGA